One window of the Pedobacter ginsengisoli genome contains the following:
- a CDS encoding ABC transporter permease: protein MFLINFKIALRSLWKNKGFSLINIGGLAIGLTCCLMLLIYVNYEWSYDKQFKDIDRIYATKLTLNVNGKLLTTDATPNKLADAALLTVPTMEAASRIAMGDATKLFGTANNNFKLTTLNVDPSYLKIFDYKFIQGSPETALSEPNSVLLTASAAKKLFGSVNVLGSSVKWDNKKILKVSAIVEDLPKNTTHQFEALQPWSFFESENPGEKDNGWGAITCFTLFKLKDKASFEATDAAIRQLIKKNDKKSNLQAFLFPFGKYHLYNHFENGKSAGGRIDQVRLFIFLAFCVLLIACINYMNLSTARSEKRAREVGVRKALGASRKTLIGQFVLESLVLSFIAILIAFVLLEVVLPYFNNLLDISIHINYNSVQTWITLLSLILFTGVLAGCYPAFYLSSFTPVKVLKGFTGIGKSSLPMRKILVVVQFTISICMIVCAIVIYSQLQLMKNKPLGFNENNLVELDLEGEWLKPQKLEIFKTELKSAGVIASATEFASSFTKGGTITGDITWPGKAANDNSIIDYRSTGFDFVKTIGTSLVEGRDFSREFVADTATSVLVNEAMVKTMGLKKPVGTTINWGDNQPLQIIGVVKDYTNEHLGAKAKPTLFYCNISQSRVLLLRLNPDQPLSKSIQTIKDVSLQLNPSYPPNIQFISQGMQEMMKTERLLSVLSNLFGCFAIFISCLGLLGLALYIAEQRSKEISIRKVLGADLKSILVLLNKDFIKLVILSNMIAIPAAYIIAVRWLQKYDYKVPMTAWPFLIALFLSVFIAIITVSFQTVKVAKANAVDALKYE, encoded by the coding sequence ATGTTTTTAATCAACTTTAAAATAGCTTTAAGAAGCCTTTGGAAAAACAAAGGTTTTTCTCTGATCAATATAGGCGGACTGGCCATTGGTTTGACCTGTTGTTTAATGTTATTAATTTACGTGAATTACGAATGGAGCTACGATAAACAATTTAAAGATATTGATCGTATTTACGCCACCAAACTTACCCTGAATGTAAATGGCAAACTTTTAACAACGGATGCTACTCCAAATAAACTTGCCGATGCCGCCTTACTTACCGTACCTACGATGGAAGCAGCGAGCAGAATTGCGATGGGCGATGCAACTAAATTATTTGGTACGGCCAACAATAATTTTAAGCTAACTACCTTAAATGTTGACCCGTCTTATTTAAAGATATTTGATTACAAATTTATTCAGGGAAGCCCAGAAACGGCATTAAGCGAGCCAAATTCAGTTTTACTTACTGCATCGGCAGCTAAGAAATTATTTGGCAGTGTGAATGTTTTAGGCAGTAGTGTAAAATGGGACAACAAGAAGATTCTGAAAGTATCTGCTATTGTAGAAGATCTGCCAAAGAATACGACCCATCAGTTCGAAGCACTGCAGCCCTGGTCTTTTTTTGAAAGCGAGAATCCAGGAGAAAAGGATAACGGCTGGGGAGCTATTACTTGTTTTACGTTATTCAAGTTAAAAGATAAAGCTAGTTTTGAAGCCACAGATGCCGCTATACGGCAATTGATTAAGAAAAATGATAAGAAGAGTAACCTTCAGGCTTTTCTTTTTCCCTTTGGCAAGTACCATCTTTATAATCATTTTGAAAATGGTAAATCGGCCGGCGGAAGGATTGATCAGGTTAGGTTATTTATTTTTTTGGCATTCTGTGTTTTGTTAATTGCCTGCATTAATTACATGAACCTGTCTACAGCCAGATCAGAGAAGCGTGCAAGGGAAGTGGGGGTTCGCAAAGCCCTGGGTGCTTCTAGAAAAACACTGATCGGCCAATTTGTTTTAGAATCACTCGTGCTTTCATTTATTGCGATTCTGATTGCTTTTGTATTGTTAGAAGTCGTTTTGCCTTATTTTAATAACTTACTGGATATTTCTATCCACATTAATTACAATTCAGTTCAGACATGGATTACGTTGCTCTCGCTAATCTTATTTACAGGTGTGCTTGCAGGCTGCTATCCCGCATTTTATTTATCTTCCTTTACTCCTGTAAAAGTGTTAAAGGGCTTTACAGGAATAGGCAAGTCCTCATTGCCAATGCGTAAAATCCTTGTTGTAGTGCAGTTTACTATTTCCATTTGTATGATCGTTTGTGCAATTGTGATCTATAGTCAGCTTCAATTAATGAAGAATAAGCCTCTTGGATTTAATGAAAATAACCTTGTAGAATTAGATTTGGAGGGTGAATGGCTAAAGCCGCAGAAATTAGAAATTTTTAAAACAGAACTTAAAAGTGCGGGAGTGATTGCTTCAGCAACGGAATTTGCAAGTTCATTTACTAAGGGAGGTACAATAACCGGTGATATTACTTGGCCTGGTAAAGCAGCAAATGATAATTCTATTATAGATTATCGAAGTACAGGCTTTGATTTTGTTAAAACAATAGGTACATCTTTAGTAGAGGGAAGAGATTTCTCTCGTGAATTTGTTGCCGACACCGCAACATCTGTACTTGTAAATGAGGCTATGGTAAAAACAATGGGGCTCAAAAAACCTGTTGGAACCACAATCAATTGGGGAGACAATCAGCCTCTTCAAATAATTGGTGTAGTAAAAGACTATACAAATGAACATCTTGGTGCAAAGGCGAAACCTACACTATTTTATTGTAACATATCTCAAAGCAGAGTATTATTGCTTCGTCTTAACCCCGATCAGCCTTTGAGTAAATCAATTCAGACTATTAAAGATGTTAGCCTGCAACTTAATCCCTCTTATCCGCCAAACATTCAGTTCATTAGTCAAGGTATGCAGGAGATGATGAAAACGGAGCGTTTGCTAAGTGTGCTGTCGAATCTGTTTGGCTGCTTTGCTATTTTTATCTCTTGTTTAGGTCTGCTGGGTCTTGCTTTATACATTGCAGAGCAGCGAAGCAAAGAGATCAGCATACGGAAAGTTCTTGGTGCCGATTTGAAAAGTATTCTTGTTCTGCTAAACAAGGATTTTATAAAGCTGGTTATTCTATCTAATATGATTGCTATTCCTGCTGCTTATATCATTGCGGTAAGGTGGTTGCAGAAGTATGATTATAAAGTTCCAATGACTGCCTGGCCGTTTTTAATTGCCTTATTTTTATCGGTATTCATCGCCATAATTACAGTAAGCTTTCAAACGGTTAAGGTTGCAAAGGCAAATGCGGTTGATGCGTTAAAGTATGAGTAG